The Pyxidicoccus sp. MSG2 DNA segment CCTCGAAATCCTCATCGACGGGGACAAGGAGCACAGCTACCTGCTCCAGATTTTCATGAAGGACGCGGCCAGCCTCTACAAGGAGCCGTCGGCGGGCCCGTTCTTCTACGAAATCATCCAGCGCAAGGGAGACCAGGGCTTCGGCGGCGGCAACTTCCGGGCGCTGTTCGAGAGCATCGAGCGCCAGCAGCAGTCCGAGGGGCGCATCTAGCGTCGCCGCGACGTTGCACTCACGCGGGCCCGTGCCGGGTAGGGTACGGGCCATGTCGTCCCCGCAGTCCTCCCTTCCCGAGGCCACCGCTCCGGACCGCGCCACCGCGCTGAAGGAACTGGCGCTCCTGTTCCTCCGGTTGGGCACCACCGCCTTCGGCGGCCCCGCGGCCCACATCGCGATGATGGAGGACGAGGTGGTGCGGCGCCGGAAGTGGCTCACGCGCGACGAGTTCGTGGACCTGCTCGGCGCCGCCAACCTCATCCCCGGCCCCAACTCCACGGAGCTGGCCATCCACATCGGCCACCGGCGCGGAGGCTGGCCCGGGCTGGTGGTGGCCGGTGTCTGCTTCATCCTCCCGGCCTTCCTCATCGTCGGCGCCATCGGCTGGGCGTACTCGCGCTTCGGCAGCCTGCCCCGCGTGGATGCGCTGCTGTACGGCGTGAAGGCCGTCATCATCGCCGTGGTGCTCCAGGCGCTGTGGGGCCTGTTGCGCAACGTGGTGAAGACGCGACTCGCCGCCGCCGTGGGCGTGGTCTCCGTGACGGCGGCCTTCCTGGGCGTGCACGAGCTGCTCCTGCTGCTGCTGGCCGGGCTCGCCGTGCTGCTGTGGCGCGCGGGCGAGCGGAGTCGGCGGAGGCCGCCCGGGCCGCCTCTGGCGCAGGACCCGGTGCCTGCACGGGCGGCGACGCGTGAGGCCCCCCCGGCGTCGCCCGGCGGGAGCGGCTCCACCACGGCAGCCGTGTTGCCCCTGTGGCCCGTCGTACCGGTGACGGGTGCGCTCGCCACGGCGGTGCCCTTCTCGCTGTCCGGCCTCTTCCTCTTCTTCGTCAAGGTGGGCTCGGTGCTGTACGGCAGCGGCTACGTGCTGCTGGCCTTCCTGCGCTCGGACCTGGTGGAGCGGTACGGGTGGCTCACGGAGGCGCAGCTGTTGGACGCGGTGGCGGTGGGGCAGGTGACGCCGGGCCCCGTCTTCACCACGGCGACCTTCATCGGCTACGTGCTGGGCGGTGCGTCCGGCGCGGTGCTGGCCACGGTGGGCATCTTCCTGCCCGCCTTCATCTTCGTCGCGCTCAGCGGACCGCTGGTGCCGCGCCTGCGCCGCTCGTGGGTGGCGGGGGCCTTCCTGGACGGCGTCAACGTGGCGTCGCTGGCGCTGATGGCCGTGGTGACGTGGCAGCTCGGACGCGCGGCGCTGGTGGACGCGTGGACGGTGGGGCTCGCCGCCGTGTCCGCGGTGCTGCTCATCCGCTTCCGCGTCAACTCCGCGTGGCTGGTGCTGGGCGGAGGCGCGGTGGGGATGCTGCTGGCGCGTTGACGCGAGTCACCGCGCGTACGCGGCGCGCTTCCTCCGGGCGGCGGAGATGGCCAACCCCAGCACCGCCAGCGGCACGCCGATGACCACCGGCCACAGCCACAGCGGCTCGCCGCCGTGCACCACCGCGCGGAACTCGCGTCCCTCCGAGGACACGTCCACCAGCTCCGCGAGGGGCACCTTCCACTCCACGGTGTCCTTCTTCTCGTTCACCGTACCGTTCGTCTCGCCGATGCCCGGCCCGTGGACGCGCACGGTGATGTGGTTGTTCGCGAAGAGGGCCTTCGCCATCCCCTTCGCGATTTCCTTCGCCGCCAGCTCGGCCGCGTCTTCGCGGTCCTTCACGGGCGCCGCGGCCTTGTCCGGGACGAAGCGCTGGGTGAAGAGGTAGTCGCCACCGTTGCGCTCGATGCGGAAGTCCCAGTTGCCCGCGCTGCCCTTGCTCTCGCGGGCCACGTCGTCCGCGAGCTGCCGGTACAGCTCCGGCAGCTTCGTCGCGTCGTGCACCGTCAGGTCCTGCACGAGGTGGACCTTGTCGCCCTCCTCGTAGGTCCGCTGCTCCAGCTTCTGGACGTTGGGGTCCTTGCCCACCTTCTCCCGGGCGGACTCCTGCTTCTCGCGGACCTGGTCCAGAAGGCTCTTGCCGCCCCCCGCTTCCCCGAGCGCCATCAACCCCTTGGGAATGGCGAGGTCCAGCACCACGCGCGCGGAGCCGTCCGGGTTGATCCACACCTCCTGCACGAGGTCGAAGCAGCCGGTCAGCGTGAGCAGCACCAGCGTGGCGAGCAGCCACGGCGGGCGGGGCGTGGAGCGCGGGGCCATGAAGTCCGTTCCATTCTCGCGCCGGCACGGCCCGGCGACAGCGCCCTACTGTGCCCGAAGGGACGCGCCCCGCGCCACTCAGGCCGGAGTGAAGGGCAGGGCGGCCACCTTCGCGGTGGCGGGGCCCTCCGCCAGCGTCAGCTCCGTGCCCGGCTCCAGCGAGTCGCGGTGCACGTAGCCCAGCGCCACCCGCTGGCCCTTCACCGGCGAGCGCACCACGCTGGTGAGCCAGCCCACCTTCTTCTCCCCGCGCCGCAGCTCCGTGCCCGGCGCCACGTCCGCGTCACCCAGCAGCAGGCCCGTCAGCTTCCGGTTCATGTGTCCGCGGAAGGTGGCGCGGGCGATGACCTCCTGCCCGATGTAGCAACCCTTGTTGTAGGAGATGGCGCTCGCGAGGTTCGCCTCCAGGGGAATGGTGGTGTCCACCATGTCCTGCCCGTACCGGGGCACGCCGGCCTCCACGCGCAGCAACTCCAGCACCTCGAAGCCCAGGGGCTTCAGCCCCTGCGCGGCGCCGGCCTCCGTCAGGGCCCGCCACACCGGCTCCAGTCCGGCGCGCGGCACCCACACGTCCACGCCATGGGGCTCCACCGCCGTGTTGCCCACGAGGACGACTTCCTGCCCGGCGAGCGAGGCCGCCCGGGTGGCATGGTGGGCGAGCACCTCGAAGGGGCCGCCCAGGGCGGCGGCCAGCACCCCGGCCGAGCGGGGGCCGAGCAGCCGGAGGAGGCCATGCTCGCCCGTCGCCTCATGCAGCTCGGCATCCTCGGAGATGAGGTATTTGTCCAGGAACTCCCGGACCTTGGTGCCGGTGCCGGGCTCCAGCTCCAGCAGCAGGTCCGCCTCCCGCTTGAGGATGCGGGCGTCCGCCACCATGGCCCCCTTGGCGTTCACCATGGCGGCGTAGGCCGCCGAGCCCACGGGCAGGTTCTTCACCTCCTGGGTGACCATGCCATGGAGGAAGGAGGCGCGGTCCTCCCCCGTTATCCGGAGGATTTCGCGGTAGGAGGCGTCGTGGAGGGCGACGGCCTCGTGTGCCGCCCGGTACTCTCCCTCCCCGTCCCCATAACCGGCCACGGCCTCACGGCCGCCCACGTCCATGAAGCGGGCGCCCGTCGCCTCGTGAAGAAAATGCAGAGACAGCGGTTCCATGTCCGTCGCTATATAGAGGCGAAGGAGCGAATGCCACGATGGATGTGAAGCACCTGTCCACCTTCCAGGGTTTCTCCCCGGAGAAGCTCCAGAAGCACAACCTCTTCCAGTCCGGGCGCTTCTTCCTCGACGTCTACTGCGTCGCGCCCGGGCAGGCCCAGAAGCCGCACCGCCATGCCACGTCCGACAAGGTGTACGTCGTGCTGGAAGGGCGCTGCCGCTTCCGCGTCGGCGCCGAGGAGGAAGTGCATGGCCCCGGCGCCTCCATCTTCGCCCCCGCGGGCTCCGAGCACGGCGTCGTCAATGACGGCCCGGAACCCGCCCGACTCCTCGTCCTGATGACCCCGCCCCCGGAGCACGCATGAGCCCGAAGTCCTCCTCCAAGGCCCCCTCTCCCACGGCTCCCGTCCGCGGCGCACTGGCGTTGCTGGTGCTGGGCCTCGCCGAGAGCGGGCTCGCCATCTTCCAGTGGATGCAGCTCGTCACCCTGCGTGGGGGTGGCCCCACCGTGTGCGGCATCTCCGAGACGGTGAACTGCGAGACGGTGTGGAACTCGCCCTTCGCCAGCCGTGTCCACGAAATGCTCGGCATCCCCGTCGCCGGCCTGGGCCTGGTGTGGGGCCTGGTCGCGGTGGGCCTGTCCGCGCTGTACCTCGCGTGGGCTCGCGCGGGCCGCTCCGTGCGCCCCGCCGCCAATGGCCTGAGGCTGGTGGCGCTCGCGGGCGCGGTGTCCGTGCTCGTCTTCGGCCTGGCCAGCTTCAGCTCGGGCGCGGTGTGCCCGACGTGCCTGGGCACCTACGTGCTGGTGCTGGCCTTCGCGGGCGTGGCCTGGCGCGGGCTGCCGGGCCCGGTGGCGCCGGCGTCCGGCGAGTGGGGCTCCACGCTGCAGTGGACGGTGGGCATCACCGTCGCGGCCTTCCTCGCGCTGCTGCTCCCCGGGCGCGCCACGCCGAAGGCCAGCGACAACATCAGCGCGCTGCTGCCGCCGCCGCCGCCCGTCTCCAGCCAGGGCAGCCAGGGCTCGGGGCAGGCCAGCACGCCGCCCGCGTCGCTGGAGGAGTTCCTCGGCAGCCTGAGCGCGGACCAGAAGCAGTTCATCGCGGACGGGCTCGCGCAGTACCGCGCCAGCCAGCCGCTGCCCGCCGTGGCCCCCGCGCGCAAGCTCTACGGGCCTCCGGACGCGCCGGTGAAGATTGTCGAGTGGACGGACAGCAAGTGCCCCCACTGCAAGGCGCTGGTGGAGGAGCTGTCCGTGCTGAAGAAGCGCGTGCCCGAGGGGAAGATGTCGCTGGAGGCCCGCCAGTTCCCGCTGGACGGCGCGTGCAACCCGGCCATTCCGCGCCGCGGCCCGGATGCGCCCAGCGTGCGCTGCAGCGCGGCCCGGGCCCAAATCTGTCTGGAGGGCGCGCCGGACTACTGGGAGCTGCGCGAGAAGCTCTTCGCCGCGCAGGCCTTCCTCGACACGGAGCGGGTGCTGGAGATTGCCTCCTCCGGCTCGGTGTCCCGCATGCAGTTGGACGCGTGCATGTCGAGCCCGTCGACGGCGGCGAAGCTCCAGGAGGACTCCACCTACGCGATGAAGCACCACATCAGCGGCACGCCGCTGGTGGTGGTCAACGGCCGCCAGGCGCCGCCGTCCGCGCCGCTGCTCTACGCGCTGGTGATGGCGGGCGGCAACCCGAGCGCCCCCGCCTTCAGCGTGCTGCCGCCGCCGCGCCCCGTGCCGGCCGGGGGGCATGACGACCACGCGGGCCACAACCACTGACGAGCCACGCCATGGGCAAGCGCGACAAGAAGGCCGAGGCGCCCGCCGCCCCGGCCGCCCCGTTCAACAACCCGTTCGCCGCGCTGTCCTCCAAGCGCGAGGAACTGCCCCAGGCGCCCGCCGCGCCCGTGAAGCCTCCGCCCGCGAAGCCCGAGCCGAAGGGCCCCGCGCGCGCCGTGGTGCGCATGGAGCGCAAGGGCCGTGGCGGCAAGGAAGTCACGGTGGTGGAGCACCTGGAGCTGCCCGCGCCCCAGCGCGAGGTGTGGCTCAAGGCGCTGAAGAACTCGCTGGGCTGCGGGGGCGTGGTGGAGGATGACGCCCTCGTGCTCCAGGGCGACCAGCGCGAGCGGCTGCCGGCACTGCTGGAGGCGCGCGGCGTGCGCAAGGTGACGGTGGGCTGAAACGCAGCGGGCCCGGGCCGCTCGCAGCGCCCCGGGCCCGTGTGTGCGACGTCGCCGTGCTGGCTACAGCGCGGCGATGATGGCGTCGGTGAACTCGCGGGTGGTGGCGCCGCCACCGAGGTCGCCGGTGCGCACCGTGCCGCCGCTGTACACCTTGTGGATGGCGTTCTCCATGCGGCGGGCCGCCTCCCGCATGTCGAGCCAGTCCAGCATCATCACCGCGGACATCATCAGCGCGGTGGGGTTGGCAATGCCCTTGCCCGCGATGTCCGGGGCGGTGCCGTGCACGGCCTCGAAGACGGCGGTGCGCTCGCCGATGTTGGCGCCGGGCACCACGCCCAGGCCGCCCACCAGGCCCGCGCACAAGTCACTGACGATGTCGCCGTAGAGGTTCTCCGTCACCAGCATGTCGAAGCGCGTCGGGTCCTTGACGAGCTGCATGCAGAGGTTGTCGACGATGACCTCCTCGTAGGTGATGTCGGAGTACTCGCGGCCCACCTTGCGGCAGCAGTCCAGGAAGAGGCCATCCGACAGCTTCATGATGTTGGCCTTGTGGACGGCCGACACCTTCTTGCGCCCGTGCCGCTTCGCGTACTCGAAGGCGAAGCGGGCGATGCGGGTGGACGCCTTCTCGGTGATGATTTTGAGGGACTCCACCACGCCCGGGACGATGATGTGCTCCAGGCCGGCGTAGAG contains these protein-coding regions:
- the chrA gene encoding chromate efflux transporter encodes the protein MSSPQSSLPEATAPDRATALKELALLFLRLGTTAFGGPAAHIAMMEDEVVRRRKWLTRDEFVDLLGAANLIPGPNSTELAIHIGHRRGGWPGLVVAGVCFILPAFLIVGAIGWAYSRFGSLPRVDALLYGVKAVIIAVVLQALWGLLRNVVKTRLAAAVGVVSVTAAFLGVHELLLLLLAGLAVLLWRAGERSRRRPPGPPLAQDPVPARAATREAPPASPGGSGSTTAAVLPLWPVVPVTGALATAVPFSLSGLFLFFVKVGSVLYGSGYVLLAFLRSDLVERYGWLTEAQLLDAVAVGQVTPGPVFTTATFIGYVLGGASGAVLATVGIFLPAFIFVALSGPLVPRLRRSWVAGAFLDGVNVASLALMAVVTWQLGRAALVDAWTVGLAAVSAVLLIRFRVNSAWLVLGGGAVGMLLAR
- a CDS encoding aminomethyltransferase family protein, which codes for MEPLSLHFLHEATGARFMDVGGREAVAGYGDGEGEYRAAHEAVALHDASYREILRITGEDRASFLHGMVTQEVKNLPVGSAAYAAMVNAKGAMVADARILKREADLLLELEPGTGTKVREFLDKYLISEDAELHEATGEHGLLRLLGPRSAGVLAAALGGPFEVLAHHATRAASLAGQEVVLVGNTAVEPHGVDVWVPRAGLEPVWRALTEAGAAQGLKPLGFEVLELLRVEAGVPRYGQDMVDTTIPLEANLASAISYNKGCYIGQEVIARATFRGHMNRKLTGLLLGDADVAPGTELRRGEKKVGWLTSVVRSPVKGQRVALGYVHRDSLEPGTELTLAEGPATAKVAALPFTPA
- a CDS encoding cupin domain-containing protein, producing the protein MDVKHLSTFQGFSPEKLQKHNLFQSGRFFLDVYCVAPGQAQKPHRHATSDKVYVVLEGRCRFRVGAEEEVHGPGASIFAPAGSEHGVVNDGPEPARLLVLMTPPPEHA
- a CDS encoding thioredoxin domain-containing protein gives rise to the protein MSPKSSSKAPSPTAPVRGALALLVLGLAESGLAIFQWMQLVTLRGGGPTVCGISETVNCETVWNSPFASRVHEMLGIPVAGLGLVWGLVAVGLSALYLAWARAGRSVRPAANGLRLVALAGAVSVLVFGLASFSSGAVCPTCLGTYVLVLAFAGVAWRGLPGPVAPASGEWGSTLQWTVGITVAAFLALLLPGRATPKASDNISALLPPPPPVSSQGSQGSGQASTPPASLEEFLGSLSADQKQFIADGLAQYRASQPLPAVAPARKLYGPPDAPVKIVEWTDSKCPHCKALVEELSVLKKRVPEGKMSLEARQFPLDGACNPAIPRRGPDAPSVRCSAARAQICLEGAPDYWELREKLFAAQAFLDTERVLEIASSGSVSRMQLDACMSSPSTAAKLQEDSTYAMKHHISGTPLVVVNGRQAPPSAPLLYALVMAGGNPSAPAFSVLPPPRPVPAGGHDDHAGHNH
- a CDS encoding translation initiation factor, whose translation is MGKRDKKAEAPAAPAAPFNNPFAALSSKREELPQAPAAPVKPPPAKPEPKGPARAVVRMERKGRGGKEVTVVEHLELPAPQREVWLKALKNSLGCGGVVEDDALVLQGDQRERLPALLEARGVRKVTVG
- a CDS encoding isocitrate dehydrogenase (NAD(+)) → MANTRTVTIINGDGIGPEVMAATVRVLEALKVPLEFEHKDAGTEVVAKYGTNLPHETVEAVLRSGVALKGPTGTVVGGGLPSANVGLRKRLDLYSSLRPVKSVPSVKTRYDNVDLIVVRENTEDLYAGLEHIIVPGVVESLKIITEKASTRIARFAFEYAKRHGRKKVSAVHKANIMKLSDGLFLDCCRKVGREYSDITYEEVIVDNLCMQLVKDPTRFDMLVTENLYGDIVSDLCAGLVGGLGVVPGANIGERTAVFEAVHGTAPDIAGKGIANPTALMMSAVMMLDWLDMREAARRMENAIHKVYSGGTVRTGDLGGGATTREFTDAIIAAL